CCCGGCGTCGGCCACAAGACGGCGAGCGTGGTCATGGCGCAGGCGTTCGGCGAGCCCGCGTTTCCGGTCGACACGCACGTTCACCGGCTCGCGGGCCGCTGGGGATTGTCGCGCGCGCGCGACGTGGCCGAGACGGAGCGCGATCTGAAGCGGCTGTGGCCGGCTCCGCTGTGGCACGCGCGCCACCTGCAGATGATCTTTTTCGGCCGCGAGCACTGTCCGGCGCGGCGCCACGACCTGACGGCGTGCATGATATGTAGCTGGGCCGCGTCGCGGCGGCGCATCCGCGAGGAGATGGCATGGCAGACGACACGAAACGGGCGCGCATCGTCGAGGCGAGGCTG
Above is a genomic segment from Deltaproteobacteria bacterium containing:
- a CDS encoding endonuclease III; translation: PGVGHKTASVVMAQAFGEPAFPVDTHVHRLAGRWGLSRARDVAETERDLKRLWPAPLWHARHLQMIFFGREHCPARRHDLTACMICSWAASRRRIREEMAWQTTRNGRASSRRG